Part of the Leptotrichia trevisanii DSM 22070 genome is shown below.
TTTGTACACCAAGTTCATCCATAGCCTCCTTTGCCCCTAAATAATTTCTTCCAGTCGCAATGTAAAACTTAATCCCTTTTTTTAGCAGTAATTTTACAGTTTCCCTAGTAAATTCACTTACTTTATGCTCTGCATTTAAAAGTGTACCATCTAAATCAGTTACAACAGCCTTAAACATTTAATTTTTCTCCTTCTTTTATTTATAATAATCATTTGTAAAAGTCTAAAATTTCTAATAATTACAATGTTTTTGCAGTTCTAATTTTTACTATTTTTCTCCAGTATTTTTGCTATAAAATTTTAATATTTTAGATAAAAACACTGTATTTATTGAGTTTTTATATTATTACTTTTACAATCGCCTATTATTTATAATAAATTATAATTGTTTATAGTATCTAGTAATTTCTATCTAAATTTAACTTTAAAAATTTAATTTTTTTTATTTTAAAGTCAATTTTATTTTCAAAATTTTTAAAATCAAATCGAATTTTATTTATGCTTAAATTTAACCAAGCGGGATGTATTCCAACTGGTATTAAAAATTTACCATTTCCATAATCAAATTTTATGCTTCTGTTTTCGTTAAAAGGATATTTGTTAGTACTCCAAGATAATTGTATTTTTTTATCTTTTAATTCATTGTTAGATTTATTTGATGATAATTCTAGGTAAATAAAATCGAATTCTTTACCATTAATATTTTCAGATAAATTTATAGTAAAGAAAGAATTTAAGTTGTTATTTACTTGAAAAGTATTTTTATCTATTTTGTTAATTTGATTATATTCTATATTCATTTTATCTAAATTTAAATTTTTTTCTTTATTGAATATTTTATTTAAACTATTTATAGAATTACCTAAGGAATAAGGTATTTTTGCTATTTCTTGACTAGGAAATATATTTAACATATTATTTTTTGCTTCTTCAATGTTACCAAAAATTTCTTGATATCTATCAGGTCTTATCCAAAAATCAATATTATTATGTTGGTACATAATATATCCATTATCTATTATCCACCTGTATGTATAATAACTTTGATAGTTTAATAAATTAGTTATGAGTATAGGCTTTTCTTTCATAGATGCTAAATTTTCCTTTGATGATTGTAAACTTTTTGTTAGGTAAGGACTGTCTATTTTTACAGGTATATTAGAGTTAAAAATGCTAACTAATTCCCTATCCCATAAAGGCCAAATATATTCATTAGATTTTACTAGTTTTTCTTTTACTTCCTTATATGTTTTTAAATATTCAAATTTCTCTTTACTTATAAATCCTTTTCCTAATTTATTAATACCTTCTTTCTTTCCGTCAATGTAGATAACATCATTTAATTCGTAAATTTTTTTTATATTTTTTATCTCTTCTCCTAATGTTAAAGGAGTCACTAAATTTCTAATATCTGGTCCTGTTGGAGGGCGATCTTGTAATAAAAGTACTAGAGTTATACAAAAAGATAATAATATTATTTTTATATTTTTATTTAAAATTTTGTGTCCGTATTTATATAAGAATACCAATAGTCCAAATGTTATTGCAACCATCATTGTAGCAGTTGTTCTTCCAAAAAGTCCCACACTATCAATTCTAATTGTTGTAAAAGTATAGTTTATTGGTACTGCTATAAGAAAGAATGTTAAAATAAAAAATTCAGGTTTTTTAAATTTATTTAATATTTTTCCTTTTTTCAACATATATAAGAAGAAAAAATATAAAAATGTTAAAATAATAGAAATCATTATTAGAAAAATAAAA
Proteins encoded:
- a CDS encoding HAD family hydrolase, which gives rise to MFKAVVTDLDGTLLNAEHKVSEFTRETVKLLLKKGIKFYIATGRNYLGAKEAMDELGVQIPLITSHGSVAFDENGNEIFSNKLKREYLDKVLNIDYKSFGKDIIITGYAGPNWFV